A portion of the Juglans microcarpa x Juglans regia isolate MS1-56 chromosome 1D, Jm3101_v1.0, whole genome shotgun sequence genome contains these proteins:
- the LOC121241248 gene encoding protein-ribulosamine 3-kinase, chloroplastic isoform X1, with amino-acid sequence MVAHVGVISLGSCFPPLPRLPWLYSTKHKPFAVAVMSEYPVREWILSEGKATQITKISPVGGGCINLANRYETDAGSFFVKTNRSIGPSMFEAEALGLGAMYETGSIRVPRPFKVGSLPTGGSYIIMEFIEFGSSRGNQSVLGRKLAEMHKAGKSKKGFGFDVNNTIGSTPQINTWSSDWIHFYGEHRLGYQLKLLLDEYGDRSIYEKGQRLVKSMAPLFDNVAIESCLLHGDLWSGNISSDRSGEPVILDPACYYGHSEAEFGMSWCAGFGGSFYNAYFEVMPKQPGFEKRRDLYMLYHYLNHYNLFGSSYRSSAMSIIDDYLRMLNA; translated from the exons atggtGGCACACGTGGGAGTCATCTCTCTCGGCTCTTGCTTCCCTCCTCTCCCTCGTCTTCCTTGGCTCTACTCCACCAAGCACAAGCCATTTGCCG TGGCTGTAATGAGTGAATATCCAGTCCGTGAATGGATTTTGTCAGAAGGAAAGGCAACCCAGATAACAAAAATCAGTCCCGTAGGCGGTGGCTGCATCAATCTTGCTAATCGTTATGAAACGGATGCAGGTTCTTtctttgtgaaaacaaacag GAGTATTGGACCATCTATGTTTGAAGCAGAGGCTCTTGGTTTAGGTGCCATGTATGAAACCGGATCAATCCGTGTGCCTAGGCCATTCAAG GTTGGATCCCTACCTACGGGTGGTTCCTACATCATCATGGAATTCATTGAATTTGGTTCTTCCAGAGGCAATCAG TCTGTTCTAGGGAGGAAACTTGCTGAAATGCATAAAGCTGGAAAATCGAAGAAAGGCTTTGGTTTTGATGTAAATAACACCATTGGCAG TACTCCACAGATAAACACTTGGTCATCAGATTGGATTCATTTTTATGGGGAGCATAGATTGGGCTACCAGTTGAAGTTGTTACTAGACGAGTACGGTGATAGAAGCATTTATGAAAAAG GACAAAGGCTGGTGAAGAGTATGGCACCTCTATTTGACAATGTGGCGATTGAGTCTTGCTTGCTACATGGAGACCTGTGGAGTGGAAATATCAGTTCTGACAGAAGTGGCGAGCCTGTTATACTTGATCCAGCATGTTATT ATGGACATAGTGAAGCAGAATTTGGAATGTCGTGGTGCGCTGGCTTTGGAGGATCATTCTATAATGCCTATTTTGAG GTGATGCCCAAACAGCCAGGCTTTGAGAAGAGGAGAGATCTTTATATGTTGTatcattatttaaatcattacaATCTCTTCGGTTCCAGCTACCGTTCATCGGCAATGTCTATAATAGATGACTATCTCCGGATGTTAAATGCTTAG
- the LOC121241248 gene encoding protein-ribulosamine 3-kinase, chloroplastic isoform X2 yields the protein MVAHVGVISLGSCFPPLPRLPWLYSTKHKPFAVAVMSEYPVREWILSEGKATQITKISPVGGGCINLANRYETDAGSFFVKTNRSIGPSMFEAEALGLGAMYETGSIRVPRPFKVGSLPTGGSYIIMEFIEFGSSRGNQSVLGRKLAEMHKAGKSKKGFGFDVNNTIGSTPQINTWSSDWIHFYGEHRLGYQLKLLLDEYGDRSIYEKGQRLVKSMAPLFDNVAIESCLLHGDLWSGNISSDRSGEPVILDPACYYGHSEAEFGMSWCAGFGGSFYNAYFELVSSPGDAQTARL from the exons atggtGGCACACGTGGGAGTCATCTCTCTCGGCTCTTGCTTCCCTCCTCTCCCTCGTCTTCCTTGGCTCTACTCCACCAAGCACAAGCCATTTGCCG TGGCTGTAATGAGTGAATATCCAGTCCGTGAATGGATTTTGTCAGAAGGAAAGGCAACCCAGATAACAAAAATCAGTCCCGTAGGCGGTGGCTGCATCAATCTTGCTAATCGTTATGAAACGGATGCAGGTTCTTtctttgtgaaaacaaacag GAGTATTGGACCATCTATGTTTGAAGCAGAGGCTCTTGGTTTAGGTGCCATGTATGAAACCGGATCAATCCGTGTGCCTAGGCCATTCAAG GTTGGATCCCTACCTACGGGTGGTTCCTACATCATCATGGAATTCATTGAATTTGGTTCTTCCAGAGGCAATCAG TCTGTTCTAGGGAGGAAACTTGCTGAAATGCATAAAGCTGGAAAATCGAAGAAAGGCTTTGGTTTTGATGTAAATAACACCATTGGCAG TACTCCACAGATAAACACTTGGTCATCAGATTGGATTCATTTTTATGGGGAGCATAGATTGGGCTACCAGTTGAAGTTGTTACTAGACGAGTACGGTGATAGAAGCATTTATGAAAAAG GACAAAGGCTGGTGAAGAGTATGGCACCTCTATTTGACAATGTGGCGATTGAGTCTTGCTTGCTACATGGAGACCTGTGGAGTGGAAATATCAGTTCTGACAGAAGTGGCGAGCCTGTTATACTTGATCCAGCATGTTATT ATGGACATAGTGAAGCAGAATTTGGAATGTCGTGGTGCGCTGGCTTTGGAGGATCATTCTATAATGCCTATTTTGAG CTTGTGTCTTCTCCAGGTGATGCCCAAACAGCCAGGCTTTGA
- the LOC121240632 gene encoding RING-H2 finger protein ATL80-like isoform X2, producing the protein MFEIESRTDLEQPEPPLVSGLEPVLVAAIPTMKFDNEAFSSMEDPQCSICLAEYQEKEVLRIMPKCGHTYHLSCIDVWLRKQSTCPVCRLPLQDSFGRRHMRPPLFDIPRSLDDPANSMDNSQRWLLPGLERSVGNVSTEEHNESVLVNQPESTLSREAERR; encoded by the exons CCGGAGCCTCCTCTGGTTAGTGGCCTTGAACCAGTTTTGGTTGCTGCGATCCCCACCATGAAGTTCGACAATGAGGCTTTCAGTTCTATGGAAGATCCACA GTGCTCAATATGTTTGGCAGAGTATCAAGAGAAAGAGGTCTTACGAATAATGCCAAAATGCGGCCACACTTATCATCTCTCTTGCATCGATGTTTGGCTCAGAAAACAGTCTACTTGTCCAGTCTGTCGTCTACCATTACAAGACTCTTTTGGAAGAAGACATATGAGGCCACCTTTGTTTGATATTCCTCGATCTTTAGATGATCCTGCAAACTCAATGGACAACTCCCAGCGGTGGCTGCTACCTGGCCTTGAGCGTTCGGTAGGAAATGTAAGTACTGAAGAGCATAATGAATCTGTTCTTGTGAACCAACCGGAGTCAACACTTTCTCGAGAAGCAGAAAGAAGATAG
- the LOC121235250 gene encoding uncharacterized protein LOC121235250: MEEMAGEATMVEQVVLSLEQATHMAKQLHTTTDPTHLLQIYTSLHQAHHHLSAFLSKTQLPLPPPLLFPPPPAAAANSLSSATGAATATVADGNDTQPMQIMDGDDDAVEEAGENSKGTLDKVEEKMRDFFIRNKRPKRSLSPSAVAEDRRLYDDGYAVGVKGFDPHATRLRALDLVYQFHG; encoded by the coding sequence ATGGAGGAAATGGCAGGGGAAGCAACAATGGTAGAGCAGGTGGTACTTTCTCTGGAGCAAGCCACGCACATGGCCAAACAGCTCCACACCACCACCGACCCGACTCACCTCCTCCAAATCTACACTTCCCTCCACCAAGCTCACCACCATCTCTCCGCCTTCCTCTCCAAAACCCAACTCCCTCTTCCGcctcctcttctttttcctccGCCTCCTGCCGCCGCCGCTAACTCCCTCTCCTCCGCAACCGGTGCCGCCACAGCTACCGTCGCCGATGGCAACGATACCCAACCGATGCAGATCatggatggtgatgatgatgcaGTGGAAGAAGCTGGAGAGAATTCGAAGGGCACGCTTGATAAGGTCGAGGAGAAGATGCGGGATTTCTTTATAAGGAATAAGCGGCCGAAGCGATCGTTATCGCCTTCGGCGGTAGCTGAGGATAGAAGGCTGTACGATGATGGGTATGCAGTGGGAGTGAAGGGTTTTGATCCTCACGCGACGAGGTTGAGGGCTTTGGACCTTGTCTACCAGTTTCATGGCTAA
- the LOC121235240 gene encoding ribosomal RNA small subunit methyltransferase, chloroplastic: MFTLGGKAASPEDRLTRDMTTAHLSLHSLPPLSPSVILKAPLSAHNSTSGARRRIITPPCIVCLNRGQSRSPDDYHATLKALNSKGRTPRKSLGQHYMLNNEINEQLARAANVEEGDVVLEIGPGTGSLTNVLINSGAIVLAIEKDPHMAAIVSERFASTDRLKVLKEDFVKCHIRSHMLSFLGSIKSLNHSKSRYAKVVSNIPFNISTDVVKLLLPMGDIFSEVVLLLQEETAVRLVESSLRTSEYRPINIFVNFYSDPEYKLKVPRTYFFPQPNVDAAVVTFKLKQAAEYPQVSSIKGFFSMVNSAFNGKRKMLRRSLQHICTSLEIEQALGRFGLPATSRPEELTLDDFVKLHNLIAKE, translated from the exons ATGTTTACACTTGGAGGCAAAGCAGCGTCACCTGAAGACAGACTCACGAGAGACATGACCACCGCACATCTTTCGCTCCACTCTCTCCCTCCACTATCTCCAAGTGTAATTCTCAAAGCTCCACTCTCGGCACACAATAGCACCTCCGGCGCACGCAGAAGAATCATCACCCCACCGTGCATAGTCTGCTTGAACAGAGGCCAAAGCCGAAGCCCAGACGACTACCATGCCACTCTCAAGGCTCTCAACTCCAAAGGCCGCACCCCAAGGAAATCTCTTGGCCAG CATTATATGTTGAATAATGAGATCAATGAGCAGCTTGCGAGAGCGGCCAATGTTGAAGAAGGCGATGTGGTGCTAGAAATTGGGCCCGGGACGGGCTCTTTGACTAACGTTCTCATTAATTCCGGTGCCATTGTTCTTGCCATTGAAAAG GATCCCCACATGGCTGCTATTGTGAGCGAAAGATTTGCAAGCACTGACAGGTTGAAG GTTTTGAAGGAAGACTTTGTGAAATGTCACATTCGCTCCCATATGTTGTCTTTTTTGGGAAGTATAAAGTCATTGAATCATTCAAAATCAAGATATGCAAAA GTTGTCTCCAATATACCCTTTAATATTAGTACAGACGTAGTCAAACTGCTTCTTCCAATGGGTGATATTTTTTCAGAAGTTGTTCTTCTACTCCAG GAGGAGACAGCAGTGCGCTTGGTGGAATCATCCTTGAGGACATCAGAGTACCGACCGATCAATATCTTTGTCAATTTCTATTCAG ATCCTGAATACAAGCTTAAGGTGCCAAGGACATATTTTTTCCCTCAGCCTAAT GTTGATGCTGCTGTTGTTACATTTAAGTTGAAGCAAGCTGCAGAGTATCCCCAAGTTTCTTCCATAAAGGGCTTCTTCTCAATG GTAAATTCTGCCTTCAACGGGAAACGTAAGATGTTACGGAGATCACTCCAGCACATATGCACGTCTCTCGAAATTGAACAAGCTCTGGGAAGATTTGGTCTTCCAGCTACG TCCAGACCAGAGGAGCTTACATTGGATGATTTCGTGAAGCTGCATAACTTGATTGCCAAAGAATAG